The following proteins are encoded in a genomic region of Doryrhamphus excisus isolate RoL2022-K1 chromosome 6, RoL_Dexc_1.0, whole genome shotgun sequence:
- the pias1b gene encoding E3 SUMO-protein ligase PIAS1, with amino-acid sequence MADSTELKQMVMSLRVSELQVLLGFAGRNKHGRKHELLTKALHLVKAGCSPAMQMKIKELYRRRFPTKMVSPVDLALPGVHSASSLPAGLAQLGFDSHGSPSPLLPVSLLGPKHELSLPHLPSSLHPVHPDVKLQRLPFYDVLDELIKPTSLTSDNSQRFQEACYAFALTPLQVQQISSSMDISGTKCDFAVQVQLRFCLSETSCPQDDHFPPNLCVKVNGKPCNLPGYLPPTKNGVEPKRPSRPINITSLVRLSTTVPNTIVVSWTSEIGRSFSMAVYLVMQQSSAVLLQRLRARGIRNPDHSRALIKEKLTADPESEIATTSLRVSLLCPLGKMRLTIACRALTCSHLQCFDATLYIQMNEKKPTWVCPVCDKKAPYEHLIIDGLFMEILNSCTDCDEIQFKEDGSWAPMRSKKEVQEVSASYYGVDSDVPKTESHELKRGSSVENNKKVDVIDLTLDSSSDDELDDEPPPKRACPSLSPISPPATKGVLNLHNQSPVTRAPSMPPLETSYIPPPPPLIQDYRHFYHSASELPDLNFFSFLQGDNQHYNMVMAAAAAASASASEDPDLLLNRFLPYGSSPMLREPPGTPCSSTLAATNGGSNSNSGSTSSLVSSSSLRDRDKDRERDRDSHAVSGLSRSSVEAAAAIYGSISDVISLD; translated from the exons ATGGCGGACAGTACGGAACTGAAG caaatGGTAATGAGCCTTCGAGTTTCGGAGCTCCAAGTCTTGCTGGGGTTTGCCGGACGGAACAAGCACGGGCGCAAACATGAACTTTTGACCAAAGCTCTCCATCTAGTAAAGGCTGGTTGCAGTCCTGCCATGCAGATGAAGATTAAAGAGCTCTACAGACGGCGCTTTCCCACCAAAATGGTTTCTCCGGTGGACCTTGCATTGCCTGGCGTCCATTCTGCCTCCAGCCTTCCCGCAGGTCTCGCACAACTTGGCTTTGACAGCCATGGTTCTCCCTCGCCTCTGTTGCCTGTTTCGTTGCTCGGGCCTAAGCATGAGCTCAGTCTGCCTCACCTGCCCTCCTCCTTGCACCCTGTTCACCCCGACGTCAAACTGCAGAGATTGCCATTCTACGACGTGCTCGACGAGCTCATTAAGCCCACCAGTCTGA CCTCTGACAACAGTCAGCGATTCCAGGAAGCTTGTTATGCCTTTGCATTAACACCACTACAAGTTCAACAGATTAGCAGCTCTAT ggACATATCTGGGACCAAGTGTGACTTTGCTGTTCAAGTCCAATTAAG gTTTTGTTTATCGGAAACAAGCTGTCCCCAGGATGACCATTTCCCTCCAAATCTGTGTGTGAAGGTGAATGGAAAGCCCTGCAATCTCCCT GGTTATCTTCCTCCAACCAAAAATGGAGTTGAACCAAAAAGACCGAGTCGCCCCATAAACATAACCTCTCTTGTGCGACTGTCCACCACAGTCCCCAACACAATTGTTGTGTCATGGACTTCAGAAATTGGAAGG AGTTTTTCCATGGCTGTTTATTTGGTAATGCAACAGTCGTCTGCAGTGTTGTTGCAAAGGCTACGAGCAAGAGGAATCAGAAATCCAGACCACTCAAGAGCTCTGA TCAAAGAGAAATTGACAGCTGATCCAGAGAGCGAGATTGCCACCACCAGTCTGCGCGTGTCTCTCCTTTGTCCT cttggaAAAATGAGGCTGACAATCGCTTGCCGAGCATTGACGTGCTCCCACCTCCAGTGCTTTGATGCTACGCTTTATATCCAAATGAATGAGAAAAAGCCCACATGGGTATGTCCAGTCTGTGACAAGAAGGCACCCTATGAGCACCTAATTATTGATGG GTTGTTCATGGAAATCCTGAATAGCTGTACTGACTGTGATGAAATACAATTTAAAGAGGATGGAAGCTGGGCGCCCATGAGGTCGAAAAAGGAGGTGCAGGAGGTGTCGGCCTCCTACTATGGAGTCGATAGTG ATGTGCCTAAAACAGAAAGCCATGAGCTAAAACGAGGGTCATCTGTTGAGAACAATAAGAAAGTCGATGTGATTGACCTAACGCTGGACAGCTCGTCTGATGATGAGCTTGACGATGAGCCGCCTCCTAAAAGGGCCTGTCCGTCACTGTCACCTATCTCTCCACCTGCAACTAAGGG agTACTGAACCTTCACAACCAGTCACCGGTGACCAGAGCCCCGAGCATGCCGCCTCTAGAGACGAGCTATATTCCTCCTCCGCCACCACTTATTCAGGACTACCGACACTTTTATCACTCAGCTAGTGAGCTGCCAG aTCTAAATTTCTTCTCATTCCTCCAAGGCGACAATCAG CATTACAACATGGTAATGGCTGCTGCGGCAGCCGCATCAGCCTCAGCCTCGGAGGACCCAGACCTGCTCCTCAACCGCTTCCTCCCGTACGGCTCCTCTCCCATGTTGCGGGAGCCACCAGGCACCCCTTGCAGCAGCACGCTAGCAGCCACTAATGGAggcagcaacagcaacagcgGCAGCACCAGCAGTTTGGTGTCTTCCAGCAGTCTGCGGGACCGGGACAAAGACAGGGAGCGCGATAGAGACAGCCACGCTGTCTCGGGACTTTCGAGGTCCTCGGTGGAGGCTGCGGCGGCCATTTATGGTTCCATATCTGACGTCATTTCTCTTGATTAG